The following are encoded together in the Cohaesibacter gelatinilyticus genome:
- a CDS encoding CTP synthase: MARYIFITGGVVSSLGKGLASAALGAALQARGYSVRLRKLDPYLNVDPGTMSPYQHGECFVTDDGAETDLDLGHYERFTGRPSNQQDNITTGRIYQNIITRERRGDYLGGTVQVIPHVTDEIKNFILDGNEDYDFVLCEIGGTVGDIEALPFFEAIRQLGNELPRGQAVYIHLTLMPYIPSAGELKTKPTQHSVKELRSIGIQPNILLVRCDREIPVSERRKLSQFCNVRPEAVIQALDVKSIYQVPLSYHAEGLDNEVLAAFGIDGAPKPNFEIWEGIMDRINNPEGEVEIAVVGKYTQLLDAYKSLIEALYHGGIDNKVKVNLKWIESDAFEKGQDPAEQLGDVHGILVPGGFGERGSEGKIEAVRYARENKIPYFGICFGMQMAVIEAARNLAGIQDATSSEFGDARNSVVGLMTEWSKGNAKETRSQDGDLGGTMRLGSYEAHLKPGSKIADIYDSEIIHERHRHRYEVNIDFKDKLEECGLIFAGLSPDGVLPETVEIADHPWFVAVQYHPELKSRPFDPHPLFSSFISAALEQSRLV, encoded by the coding sequence ATGGCGCGATATATTTTCATTACTGGCGGTGTGGTGTCCTCGCTCGGCAAAGGGCTTGCGTCTGCGGCTCTTGGGGCGGCTCTACAGGCACGTGGCTATTCAGTTCGGCTACGTAAACTTGATCCCTATCTCAATGTTGATCCCGGTACGATGTCTCCCTACCAGCATGGGGAATGCTTCGTGACCGATGATGGCGCGGAAACAGATCTTGATCTGGGTCACTATGAGCGCTTTACCGGTCGTCCGTCCAATCAGCAGGACAATATCACGACGGGTCGGATCTATCAGAACATCATTACCCGCGAACGTCGTGGGGACTATCTTGGCGGCACGGTGCAGGTGATTCCGCATGTGACCGACGAGATCAAGAATTTCATTCTCGATGGCAACGAAGATTATGATTTCGTGCTGTGTGAGATTGGCGGCACGGTTGGTGATATCGAAGCGCTTCCGTTCTTCGAAGCGATCCGTCAGTTGGGCAATGAACTGCCACGTGGTCAAGCGGTCTATATCCATCTGACTCTGATGCCCTATATTCCAAGTGCGGGCGAGCTGAAAACCAAACCAACCCAGCACTCCGTGAAAGAGCTGCGTTCCATTGGTATTCAGCCAAATATCCTGCTGGTTCGCTGTGATCGTGAAATTCCGGTCAGTGAGCGTCGCAAGCTTTCCCAATTCTGTAATGTACGGCCGGAAGCGGTTATTCAGGCGCTGGATGTGAAGTCCATCTATCAGGTGCCACTTTCCTACCATGCCGAAGGGCTGGATAATGAAGTATTGGCGGCTTTTGGTATTGATGGTGCTCCAAAACCGAATTTCGAGATCTGGGAAGGCATCATGGATCGCATCAACAACCCTGAAGGGGAAGTTGAGATTGCGGTTGTCGGTAAATATACCCAGCTTTTGGATGCTTATAAATCCCTGATCGAAGCGCTTTATCATGGCGGCATCGACAATAAGGTGAAGGTCAATCTGAAGTGGATCGAGTCCGATGCCTTTGAAAAGGGACAGGATCCAGCCGAACAGCTTGGTGATGTGCATGGCATTCTGGTGCCAGGTGGATTTGGTGAGCGTGGTTCTGAAGGCAAGATTGAAGCTGTTCGCTATGCACGTGAAAACAAGATCCCGTATTTCGGTATCTGTTTTGGCATGCAGATGGCGGTTATTGAAGCAGCTCGCAATTTGGCTGGGATCCAAGACGCGACATCATCCGAGTTTGGTGATGCGAGGAACAGCGTTGTTGGTCTGATGACCGAATGGTCGAAGGGCAATGCCAAGGAAACCCGTAGTCAGGATGGGGATCTGGGTGGCACCATGCGTCTTGGTTCCTATGAGGCGCATTTGAAGCCTGGTTCCAAGATTGCGGATATCTATGATTCCGAAATTATCCACGAGCGCCATCGCCATCGTTATGAGGTCAATATCGACTTCAAGGACAAGTTGGAAGAATGTGGTTTGATCTTTGCGGGCCTCTCTCCGGATGGTGTATTGCCGGAGACTGTCGAGATTGCTGATCATCCATGGTTCGTTGCGGTCCAGTATCATCCGGAGCTGAAATCTCGCCCGTTTGATCCGCATCCACTGTTCTCGTCCTTTATTTCAGCCGCTCTTGAGCAGAGCCGACTGGTCTAG
- the eno gene encoding phosphopyruvate hydratase, with protein MTAIIDILGREILDSRGNPTVEVDVILEDGSFGRAAVPSGASTGAHEAVELRDGEERYLGKGVRKAVEAVNDDLFDALIGLEAENQIQIDEAMHDLDGTDNKGRLGANAILGVSMAVAKAAANAAGLPLYRYVGGTNARTLPVPMMNIINGGEHADNPIDVQEFMIMPVGAETMADAVRMGAEVFHTLKKGLQKAGHNTNVGDEGGFAPNIESTEAALDFIMESIEEAGYKAGEDIYLALDCASTEFFSDGKYHLKGEGKELDSAGMSDYLAALVDKYPIISIEDGMAEDDWDGWKLLTEKVGDRCQLVGDDLFVTNSARLRDGINMGAANSILVKVNQIGSLTETLDAVETAHKAAYTAVMSHRSGETEDATIADLAVATNCGQIKTGSLARSDRLAKYNQLIRIEEELGPMAIYAGRSILKKRD; from the coding sequence ATGACCGCTATCATCGACATCTTGGGTCGCGAGATCCTGGACAGCCGCGGCAATCCAACCGTAGAAGTTGACGTTATTCTGGAAGACGGCTCTTTTGGCCGTGCTGCCGTTCCATCTGGCGCTTCTACTGGTGCTCACGAAGCTGTTGAGCTGCGCGATGGTGAAGAGCGTTATCTGGGCAAGGGCGTCCGTAAAGCTGTTGAAGCTGTCAATGACGATCTTTTCGACGCTCTGATTGGTCTGGAAGCTGAAAATCAGATCCAGATTGACGAAGCGATGCATGATCTCGACGGTACCGACAACAAAGGGCGTCTTGGTGCAAATGCGATCCTTGGCGTATCCATGGCAGTTGCAAAGGCTGCAGCAAATGCCGCTGGTCTTCCGCTATATCGTTATGTTGGCGGCACCAATGCTCGTACCCTGCCGGTTCCAATGATGAACATCATCAATGGTGGTGAGCATGCGGACAACCCGATCGATGTACAGGAATTCATGATCATGCCTGTGGGCGCCGAAACTATGGCAGATGCTGTTCGTATGGGCGCGGAGGTGTTCCACACCCTCAAGAAGGGTCTGCAGAAAGCTGGTCACAACACCAATGTTGGCGATGAAGGTGGTTTTGCTCCAAACATCGAATCCACGGAAGCTGCTCTGGATTTCATCATGGAATCCATCGAAGAGGCTGGCTACAAGGCTGGCGAAGATATCTATCTTGCTCTTGATTGCGCTTCCACTGAATTCTTCTCTGATGGCAAGTATCACTTGAAAGGTGAGGGCAAAGAGCTGGATAGCGCTGGCATGTCCGACTATCTGGCTGCACTCGTTGATAAATATCCAATCATCTCCATCGAAGATGGCATGGCAGAAGATGACTGGGACGGTTGGAAGTTGCTGACCGAGAAGGTTGGTGATCGTTGTCAGCTGGTCGGTGATGATCTGTTCGTAACCAACTCTGCTCGTCTGCGCGATGGCATCAATATGGGCGCTGCAAACTCAATTCTCGTGAAAGTGAACCAGATCGGTTCCCTGACCGAAACTTTGGATGCTGTTGAGACAGCTCATAAAGCTGCTTATACCGCTGTTATGTCTCACCGTTCTGGTGAAACCGAAGACGCGACCATTGCCGATTTGGCCGTTGCGACCAATTGCGGCCAGATCAAAACCGGCTCCTTGGCTCGTTCCGACCGGTTGGCAAAATACAATCAGCTGATCCGCATTGAAGAAGAGCTCGGCCCAATGGCAATCTATGCTGGTCGCTCCATTCTGAAAAAGCGCGACTAG
- a CDS encoding UbiX family flavin prenyltransferase — translation MTQIRKIGIVISGASGSILALSALRILADLPNTESHLIVTEGGQRTLELELEPEEVSEIPYLSEKVNEEQDLAASIASGSNALDAMIILPCSIRTLSAIAYGQTDRLSIRAADVMLKERRPLVLAVRESPLHSGHLQSMQQVTQMGGIIAPPVPAYYLKPQTIEEIALQNAARVLNLAGCNVQQQLVRWER, via the coding sequence ATGACGCAAATAAGAAAAATCGGCATTGTCATCTCCGGCGCCTCCGGATCAATTCTTGCTTTGTCTGCCTTGCGCATTTTGGCAGATTTACCGAACACTGAAAGCCACCTGATCGTTACTGAAGGCGGACAACGCACCTTGGAATTGGAACTCGAACCGGAAGAAGTCTCCGAAATCCCATATCTTTCAGAGAAGGTCAATGAGGAACAGGATCTTGCAGCATCCATCGCCAGTGGCTCAAATGCCCTGGATGCCATGATCATTTTGCCCTGCTCCATCAGAACACTATCCGCAATTGCCTATGGACAAACCGACAGGCTCTCAATCCGCGCTGCTGATGTGATGCTGAAAGAACGCCGGCCGCTCGTTCTGGCAGTGCGAGAGAGCCCACTTCATTCCGGTCATCTTCAATCCATGCAGCAGGTAACCCAAATGGGCGGCATCATTGCACCACCGGTCCCGGCTTATTACCTGAAACCGCAGACAATTGAAGAAATTGCCTTGCAGAATGCAGCGCGCGTGCTCAACCTGGCGGGATGCAACGTGCAACAGCAATTGGTTCGCTGGGAACGCTAA
- a CDS encoding DUF1835 domain-containing protein: protein MKTLIITNGDSAAGILREAGIGDTILPWRDVLHEGPIPDADDDLFAKIRAKHHANGASQNADDIFQDFRDRNEILKNHQEFDRIELWFEHDLYDQLQILQILDHLARLKRVHSVFLVQAPTYLGTQTPDNIGRFEELGLPVLDSMFSFASKAWEAYRTADAPNQINILRQGPIPGFPFMGQALKRCLEELPGKDGLSRTERQILYTLDRGVNRPGMLFAQVLNMEEAAFLGDWSFFKILSDLQFCTRPALTGLPQEFKPKIFANDDQRKEFITSQLHLTDFGKKTLDQQADFLMENGLHRWWGGCELTSTNHWRWDDEIASLIHHKAH from the coding sequence ATGAAAACGCTCATCATCACCAACGGCGACAGCGCTGCGGGCATTCTGAGAGAAGCAGGCATTGGCGATACCATCCTGCCATGGCGGGATGTTCTACATGAAGGGCCCATTCCTGATGCCGATGATGATCTGTTTGCCAAAATCCGAGCCAAACATCATGCCAACGGCGCCAGCCAAAACGCAGATGATATCTTTCAGGATTTCAGAGACCGCAATGAGATCCTCAAGAACCATCAGGAATTCGATCGGATCGAGTTATGGTTTGAACACGATCTCTATGATCAGTTGCAGATCTTGCAGATTCTCGATCATCTGGCCCGTCTGAAGCGGGTTCATTCCGTTTTTCTGGTCCAAGCCCCTACATATCTGGGTACACAAACTCCCGATAACATCGGTCGTTTCGAGGAGCTTGGTCTTCCGGTGCTCGACAGCATGTTCTCGTTCGCCAGCAAAGCTTGGGAAGCCTATAGAACAGCAGATGCCCCCAACCAGATCAACATCCTGCGCCAAGGGCCAATTCCGGGTTTTCCCTTCATGGGACAGGCCCTGAAACGCTGTCTGGAAGAACTGCCCGGTAAAGATGGCCTTTCACGCACCGAACGTCAGATTCTCTACACGCTGGACCGTGGCGTCAATCGCCCAGGTATGCTCTTTGCGCAGGTCCTGAATATGGAGGAAGCTGCCTTCCTTGGCGATTGGAGTTTCTTCAAGATCCTCAGTGATCTGCAATTCTGCACGCGTCCCGCCCTTACCGGCCTGCCACAAGAATTCAAACCCAAGATCTTTGCCAATGATGATCAACGCAAGGAATTCATTACATCCCAGTTACACCTGACCGACTTCGGCAAGAAGACACTGGATCAACAGGCAGATTTTCTGATGGAAAATGGTTTGCATCGCTGGTGGGGCGGTTGCGAGCTAACCAGTACCAATCACTGGCGCTGGGATGACGAGATCGCAAGTCTCATTCATCACAAGGCCCACTAA
- a CDS encoding UbiD family decarboxylase gives MYSRTKPVFTCLREFLDYCQKRNALKVIEEPVSMHLEATELQRRFLEQKGPALLLTNPILANGKPSKVPVLLNLFGTVERVAWGLGCEPSELEDFGEFLAFLRQPSPPARSELVQSATSLLKAASSLRGKVSRKASCQEVVLTGDNLDLEQWPIQGCWPGEPAPLITWPIVITRPPNALEKEGGSSEAGCSKQAIKSYNWGIYRIQTVGKDKAIMRWLAHRGGAAHHRQWQKLNGGKGCAMPIAIAIGSDPATILSAVTPVPETLSESQFAGLYRGKPTELTKAVSQDILVPANAEMIIEGTVSAQDTLPEGPYGDHTGYYNSVEPFPVLTITAITHRKNPIYLSTFTGRAPDEPAVLSEALNDVFLPLVKQTFPEVVDCWLPPEASSYRIAVISIDKRYPGQARRIMMGLWSMLPQFNYTKLIIVVDKHIHARNWQDIMWAVATKSDPSRDLVTIHDTPIDYLDFASPKEGLGGKLGIDATDKIGSETDREWGEELAMDERTVNKIDQLMAELNQETKQ, from the coding sequence ATGTATTCGCGCACCAAACCAGTTTTTACCTGCTTGCGAGAGTTTTTGGACTATTGCCAAAAGCGCAATGCCCTGAAGGTCATTGAGGAACCCGTCTCGATGCATCTGGAAGCAACCGAATTGCAGAGACGGTTTCTGGAGCAAAAGGGCCCCGCTCTCTTGCTAACCAATCCAATTCTGGCCAATGGCAAGCCAAGCAAGGTTCCAGTCCTGCTCAATCTGTTTGGAACCGTCGAACGTGTAGCATGGGGCCTCGGTTGTGAACCTTCCGAACTGGAAGACTTCGGAGAATTCCTCGCCTTTCTTCGCCAACCTTCTCCACCAGCACGGTCTGAGCTCGTTCAAAGCGCTACATCCTTGCTGAAGGCTGCAAGCTCTCTTCGTGGCAAAGTTAGCCGCAAGGCATCCTGTCAGGAGGTTGTTCTGACTGGGGACAATCTCGATCTTGAACAATGGCCCATACAAGGCTGCTGGCCGGGAGAACCTGCCCCACTGATCACTTGGCCTATCGTCATTACCCGCCCGCCAAATGCACTCGAAAAAGAAGGTGGCAGCAGCGAAGCAGGCTGCAGTAAACAGGCCATAAAATCCTATAATTGGGGCATCTACCGCATTCAAACTGTGGGCAAAGACAAAGCCATCATGCGTTGGCTGGCCCATCGAGGCGGCGCGGCGCATCATAGACAATGGCAAAAGCTGAACGGTGGCAAAGGGTGTGCCATGCCTATTGCCATCGCGATTGGCTCTGATCCTGCAACCATTCTGAGCGCAGTGACACCGGTCCCGGAAACGCTTTCGGAATCTCAGTTCGCGGGTCTCTATCGCGGCAAACCCACTGAGCTCACCAAGGCTGTTAGCCAGGACATTTTGGTCCCGGCCAATGCCGAGATGATTATCGAAGGAACTGTGAGTGCGCAAGACACTCTGCCCGAAGGTCCCTATGGCGATCACACAGGCTACTATAATAGTGTAGAGCCCTTTCCCGTTCTCACCATTACAGCCATTACGCACCGCAAGAACCCGATCTATCTCTCCACTTTTACCGGCCGAGCGCCAGATGAACCTGCGGTGTTGTCTGAAGCCTTGAATGATGTCTTCCTGCCTCTGGTGAAACAAACCTTCCCGGAAGTCGTCGATTGCTGGCTTCCACCAGAAGCATCAAGCTATCGCATCGCTGTCATTTCCATCGACAAGCGCTATCCCGGACAGGCACGGCGCATCATGATGGGGCTTTGGTCGATGCTGCCGCAATTCAACTATACCAAGCTGATCATCGTGGTCGATAAGCACATCCACGCCAGAAACTGGCAAGACATCATGTGGGCCGTGGCAACCAAGTCAGATCCTTCACGCGACCTCGTCACCATTCACGACACTCCCATAGATTATCTCGACTTCGCCTCACCCAAAGAAGGTCTGGGTGGCAAACTGGGCATTGATGCGACTGACAAGATTGGCAGCGAGACAGATCGGGAATGGGGTGAAGAATTGGCGATGGACGAACGGACTGTTAATAAGATTGATCAACTCATGGCAGAGCTCAATCAGGAGACAAAGCAATGA
- a CDS encoding GNAT family N-acetyltransferase — protein MIAKSERLVLRKIDERDAAFLLELMNEPAYYAMIGDRGLRTLDDTIEHCREVFMASYDKNGFGMYLICLNDEGQTPVGFCGLLKRDWLELIDIGYAIHSNHWRKGYAFEACQMVLAHALNDLGMRELMAITSLENDASLSLLKKLGFHVTGERVHPESGDGLHVLQKRLV, from the coding sequence ATGATTGCAAAATCCGAACGTCTTGTGTTGCGCAAGATTGATGAGCGTGATGCTGCCTTTTTGCTCGAACTTATGAATGAGCCTGCCTACTACGCCATGATTGGCGATAGGGGATTGAGAACGCTTGATGATACCATTGAGCATTGTCGAGAAGTGTTCATGGCTAGCTATGATAAGAATGGGTTCGGCATGTATCTTATCTGCCTCAATGATGAGGGTCAGACGCCAGTTGGATTTTGCGGTTTACTCAAGCGCGATTGGTTGGAGCTGATTGATATTGGATATGCCATTCATTCCAATCACTGGCGAAAAGGATATGCGTTTGAAGCTTGTCAAATGGTGCTTGCTCATGCCTTGAATGATTTGGGTATGAGGGAACTGATGGCAATAACATCATTGGAGAATGACGCGTCGCTCTCCCTTCTCAAGAAATTGGGTTTTCATGTTACCGGTGAGAGGGTCCATCCTGAGAGCGGAGATGGCCTTCACGTTCTCCAAAAGAGACTGGTTTAA
- a CDS encoding DUF2339 domain-containing protein: MDSGLVLIGLIALGVVFGPIVISIIAWRKVDYLSTQLDSLQKETQLHKEKIKSLVSAQHQKTTDEQPIPSNQEATVPQRQGQSDQKEQVATSHQPAHSHEDNQILAAQTSQSIIQSSHEATTAIDTEPTNQDELVLSPSTPSIEEKIGTRWAVWVGGVALALGGVFLIRYSLEAGFFGPTVRLTLAAILGFILMGAGEFFRRKELASPISGLEAASIPPILTSAGIVALYGVAYAAFALYGFIGAGTAFAVMAAISALSLITSLLHGPFLAGAGFLGAYATPILASTGSGDIPSLYFYLIAISIPVIILARIRLWLWLMRSVIIATLGWALLTLLGEYGHETVSHALYLIALGLIFSAALFWSLHPTLNENKNDQGQDWMAFATFAALSALAFAHYASAPNDLALQAMITTLVLLQLGLVWQWSAANSLLGSAGLLGFLAILAGPDIIEQASNLERIADVFILQIYSEQRMALILKAISVAALFGGVAKIAIPRLLPYATRTATGWALAGTILPVVTLIAVYLILTRFETSMPFAIVAIGLGLIFSWISRELLQGAAGRRLITAIYIIAALSSGALGLTIAMEKGWLTVALAFTTLGAAFTAHRLKIWQIGPFAALLALIVGIRLFLDPLIVGTDVGRTPIFNWLLWGYGTPALCFYVSASYLRMKNAPSWPTQVLDALSMVAVAALVGFQVRHTMNDGAIFITTTGLAEVAIQSMMALSLSIGYGRISSRMSNLIMRQGSLCLAIIGLVMMVILLAIRYNPALSSQSVGEGHIFNLVNLGYLLPGLLTAWLARESQTLNRPIHFTIITKSVAGLFLFLWLNLTVRHAWQGDNLLLTDGIPDGEFYSYSAAWLFSGILLLVVGIFRQNFLYRKISAALIILAVLKIFVLDTAQLEGVLRALSFIGLGVVLIGIGLLYQRLLFGQKSQKKPA; the protein is encoded by the coding sequence ATGGATTCAGGTTTGGTTCTCATTGGGCTAATCGCCCTCGGTGTTGTTTTCGGTCCTATCGTGATCTCGATCATTGCCTGGCGAAAGGTTGACTACCTTTCCACGCAGCTTGATTCACTGCAAAAGGAAACTCAGCTACACAAAGAGAAGATTAAATCATTGGTTTCCGCTCAGCATCAAAAAACAACTGATGAGCAACCCATTCCCTCTAACCAGGAGGCGACTGTTCCTCAGAGACAAGGTCAGTCCGACCAAAAAGAGCAAGTAGCAACAAGTCACCAACCAGCTCATAGCCATGAAGACAACCAGATTTTGGCAGCACAAACCTCGCAAAGCATCATCCAATCCTCTCATGAAGCGACAACAGCAATCGATACGGAGCCAACAAACCAAGATGAACTGGTACTCTCACCCTCCACTCCTTCAATAGAAGAAAAGATCGGTACACGCTGGGCCGTGTGGGTTGGTGGAGTGGCACTCGCGCTTGGTGGTGTTTTCCTTATTCGGTATTCATTGGAAGCAGGTTTCTTTGGCCCAACGGTAAGACTAACCTTGGCTGCTATTTTGGGCTTTATCCTCATGGGTGCAGGAGAATTTTTCCGACGCAAGGAGCTAGCCTCGCCAATCTCTGGTCTTGAGGCAGCATCCATACCGCCCATTCTTACATCCGCCGGCATTGTGGCCCTTTACGGTGTAGCCTATGCAGCATTTGCTCTATATGGTTTTATTGGCGCAGGTACGGCCTTCGCTGTCATGGCAGCAATCTCTGCATTATCCCTCATCACATCTTTACTACATGGCCCGTTTCTCGCAGGTGCTGGCTTTCTCGGTGCGTATGCAACCCCAATACTAGCTTCCACCGGCAGTGGCGATATTCCCTCACTCTATTTTTATCTGATAGCCATCTCCATTCCCGTCATCATCCTGGCTCGCATTCGCCTCTGGTTATGGCTCATGAGAAGCGTGATCATCGCAACACTCGGTTGGGCGCTGCTCACTCTGCTCGGCGAATATGGCCATGAAACTGTCAGTCATGCGCTTTACCTGATAGCGTTGGGCTTGATATTCTCGGCAGCCCTTTTTTGGTCTCTCCACCCAACATTGAACGAAAATAAAAACGATCAAGGCCAGGATTGGATGGCATTTGCTACTTTTGCAGCGCTATCTGCATTAGCTTTTGCGCATTACGCCAGTGCTCCGAATGATCTGGCGCTGCAAGCAATGATAACCACATTGGTCTTGTTACAGCTTGGTCTGGTTTGGCAATGGTCCGCCGCAAACAGTTTGTTGGGATCGGCAGGTTTGCTTGGTTTTCTCGCGATCCTCGCAGGCCCGGATATAATTGAACAAGCAAGTAATCTGGAACGGATAGCGGATGTATTCATTCTGCAGATCTATTCCGAACAGCGCATGGCACTGATCCTCAAGGCAATCAGCGTTGCAGCTCTTTTTGGAGGGGTTGCAAAAATTGCCATTCCCAGGCTCTTACCATATGCAACCAGAACAGCAACGGGTTGGGCTCTGGCAGGGACAATTCTGCCAGTAGTTACTCTGATTGCCGTTTATCTGATCCTGACCCGTTTCGAAACCTCAATGCCTTTTGCCATCGTAGCTATCGGACTGGGCCTAATCTTTTCATGGATATCGCGTGAATTGCTACAAGGAGCAGCCGGGCGCAGATTGATCACCGCGATATATATCATCGCCGCACTAAGCAGTGGCGCACTTGGTCTGACAATCGCAATGGAGAAGGGCTGGCTTACTGTTGCCCTGGCTTTCACCACACTTGGAGCAGCTTTCACTGCCCATCGTCTCAAAATCTGGCAAATTGGCCCATTTGCAGCCCTATTGGCACTCATAGTCGGCATCAGACTTTTCCTCGATCCATTGATCGTTGGTACCGACGTTGGCAGGACACCCATTTTCAACTGGCTTCTTTGGGGGTATGGCACTCCAGCTCTTTGTTTCTATGTCAGTGCATCCTATTTGCGCATGAAAAATGCTCCATCATGGCCCACTCAAGTCCTTGATGCATTATCTATGGTTGCCGTTGCTGCATTGGTCGGTTTTCAGGTCCGACACACAATGAATGACGGCGCTATTTTCATCACCACGACAGGTCTTGCCGAAGTCGCCATACAAAGCATGATGGCACTCAGCCTCTCGATTGGTTATGGTCGAATATCTTCTCGTATGTCCAACTTGATTATGAGACAAGGGAGCCTTTGCCTGGCCATCATTGGCCTCGTCATGATGGTTATCCTACTTGCAATCAGATACAATCCCGCCTTATCGTCGCAATCCGTTGGCGAGGGTCATATCTTTAACCTCGTCAATTTAGGCTATTTGCTACCTGGCCTGTTAACGGCTTGGTTGGCAAGAGAATCTCAAACTCTGAACAGGCCGATCCATTTCACGATCATCACAAAAAGCGTTGCTGGGTTATTTTTGTTTTTATGGCTCAATTTGACGGTTCGTCATGCTTGGCAAGGCGATAATCTACTCCTGACAGACGGCATTCCCGACGGTGAATTCTATTCTTACTCGGCAGCATGGTTGTTCAGTGGTATACTGTTACTCGTTGTTGGAATTTTCCGTCAAAATTTCCTCTATCGAAAAATCTCTGCAGCACTGATAATTCTTGCGGTATTAAAGATCTTTGTTCTCGATACGGCTCAACTGGAAGGCGTACTGCGTGCATTGTCCTTTATCGGTCTTGGCGTGGTTCTGATTGGGATCGGCTTACTCTATCAACGTCTATTGTTTGGTCAGAAAAGCCAGAAAAAGCCAGCCTAG
- a CDS encoding FtsB family cell division protein, with the protein MATRQRKNSALRQMVLPFLFLLLIGYFVFHSLNGGYGAYALADMKLKVDVLEADLLALRQEREVQEHRIALFRRETLDPDMMDERARLYVNMAHPDEMVIFNN; encoded by the coding sequence ATGGCAACTCGCCAAAGAAAAAATTCTGCATTGCGCCAGATGGTGCTACCATTTCTCTTTCTTCTGCTGATTGGCTATTTCGTCTTTCATTCGCTGAATGGCGGCTATGGCGCCTATGCGCTTGCGGACATGAAATTGAAGGTTGATGTGCTGGAAGCTGATTTGCTGGCTCTGCGTCAGGAGCGAGAAGTGCAAGAGCATCGCATTGCTCTTTTCCGTCGGGAGACACTTGATCCTGATATGATGGATGAGCGGGCGCGTCTTTATGTGAATATGGCTCATCCTGATGAGATGGTTATATTTAATAATTAA
- the kdsA gene encoding 3-deoxy-8-phosphooctulonate synthase yields the protein MSAPNSVVSAGSVKFGNDLPLSVMAGPCQMESRDHAMEMAAALKEISDNLGIGIVYKSSFDKANRTSLTAARGIGLEKAVEVFAEIKEKFGLPVVTDIHEVHQCAPAAEVADILQIPAFLCRQTDLLVAAAKSGAVINVKKGQFLAPWDMRNVVSKLTESGNANVMLTDRGTSFGYNTLVTDFRGLPIMAETGAPVIFDATHSVQQPGGQGSSSGGQREFISTLSRAAVSVGVAGVFLETHQDPDNAPCDGPNMIPVQELQDLLKTLMAFDNLAKNGA from the coding sequence ATGTCTGCACCTAACTCAGTTGTTTCTGCCGGTTCTGTCAAATTCGGTAACGATTTGCCTTTGTCTGTCATGGCTGGTCCATGTCAGATGGAAAGCCGCGACCATGCCATGGAAATGGCGGCAGCATTGAAAGAGATTAGTGACAATCTTGGTATCGGCATTGTCTATAAATCCTCATTTGATAAAGCCAACCGAACCAGTCTGACTGCGGCACGCGGCATTGGTCTGGAGAAAGCGGTTGAGGTTTTTGCGGAAATCAAAGAGAAGTTTGGTCTTCCGGTCGTCACTGACATTCACGAGGTGCATCAATGTGCACCAGCGGCAGAAGTCGCCGATATTTTGCAGATCCCGGCCTTTTTGTGTCGTCAGACCGATTTGCTGGTTGCAGCTGCGAAGAGCGGCGCAGTTATCAATGTCAAAAAAGGTCAGTTTCTGGCACCTTGGGACATGCGCAATGTGGTCTCAAAACTGACCGAAAGCGGTAATGCCAATGTCATGCTGACGGATCGTGGGACCAGCTTTGGCTATAACACGCTGGTTACTGATTTCCGTGGCCTGCCAATCATGGCAGAGACCGGCGCACCGGTTATCTTTGATGCCACCCATTCGGTTCAGCAGCCTGGCGGGCAGGGCAGTTCGTCCGGTGGTCAACGTGAGTTTATCAGTACACTCTCTCGTGCTGCGGTTTCCGTTGGTGTTGCCGGTGTCTTTCTCGAGACCCATCAGGATCCTGATAATGCGCCATGTGACGGACCAAATATGATCCCTGTTCAAGAGTTGCAGGATCTGCTCAAGACCCTCATGGCATTTGATAATCTTGCCAAAAATGGTGCTTGA